One genomic segment of Desulfomicrobium sp. ZS1 includes these proteins:
- a CDS encoding pyridoxal phosphate-dependent aminotransferase, with protein MILCSQIEGYLAKSSWIRRMFETGIELKKKYGAENVYDFSLGNPDLAPPAAVAEGLRELAEEAGKPFAFGYMPNAGYPQVRERLAEVVSVEQGVAVAAEDLVITCGAAGGINALFRAVLEPGDEVLCPAPYFVEYGFYAENHRGVLKAVPSKPLTFELDLKALASAISDRTRCVLINSPNNPTGRIYSLEELASLADILRQASARTGRPILLISDEPYRFLAYDGAEVPAIFPIYEHSAVVSSFSKNLALAGERVGYVAVNPAMPEGARLVAGVILANRILGFVNAPAVGQKLLAKALGHEVDASVYARRRDAMAEVLREAGIEFSMPQGAFYFFPRIPKGGDDAGFVNELMQEQILAVPGSGFGYPGYFRLAFCVDESTIRGAAPGFARAVAKALG; from the coding sequence ATGATTCTTTGTTCGCAGATCGAGGGCTATCTGGCCAAGTCGTCGTGGATTCGCCGCATGTTCGAGACCGGCATCGAGCTCAAGAAAAAGTACGGCGCGGAGAATGTCTATGATTTCAGCCTGGGCAACCCGGACCTGGCCCCGCCCGCGGCCGTGGCCGAGGGCTTGCGCGAGCTGGCCGAGGAAGCGGGCAAGCCTTTCGCTTTCGGTTACATGCCCAACGCCGGCTATCCGCAGGTGCGCGAGCGTCTGGCTGAGGTGGTTTCGGTGGAGCAGGGCGTGGCCGTCGCGGCCGAAGACCTGGTCATCACCTGCGGCGCGGCCGGGGGCATCAATGCCCTGTTCCGGGCCGTGCTCGAGCCCGGCGACGAGGTGCTCTGCCCGGCTCCCTATTTCGTGGAGTACGGGTTCTATGCCGAGAACCATCGCGGGGTTTTGAAAGCCGTTCCGTCCAAGCCCCTGACCTTCGAGCTGGATTTGAAAGCCCTGGCCTCGGCTATTTCCGATCGTACCCGCTGTGTGCTCATCAACTCGCCCAACAACCCCACCGGCAGGATCTACTCTCTGGAGGAACTCGCCAGTCTGGCCGACATCCTGCGGCAGGCTTCGGCCCGTACCGGGCGGCCCATTCTGCTCATCTCCGACGAGCCCTACCGCTTTCTGGCCTATGACGGGGCTGAGGTGCCCGCGATTTTCCCGATCTACGAACACAGCGCGGTGGTCAGTTCCTTTTCCAAGAATCTGGCTCTGGCCGGGGAGCGGGTCGGATATGTGGCCGTTAACCCGGCCATGCCCGAAGGCGCGCGACTGGTGGCCGGCGTGATTCTGGCCAATCGCATCCTCGGTTTCGTCAATGCTCCGGCCGTAGGCCAGAAGCTTTTGGCCAAGGCCCTGGGCCACGAGGTGGATGCCTCGGTTTACGCCCGGCGTCGCGATGCCATGGCCGAGGTGTTGCGCGAGGCGGGCATCGAATTTTCCATGCCGCAGGGCGCGTTCTATTTCTTTCCGCGCATTCCCAAGGGGGGGGATGATGCGGGCTTCGTCAATGAGCTCATGCAGGAGCAGATCCTGGCCGTGCCCGGTTCGGGTTTTGGTTACCCGGGCTATTTCCGCCTGGCCTTTTGCGTGGACGAGTCCACCATCCGTGGCGCGGCTCCCGGCTTCGCGCGGGCCGTGGCCAAGGCTCTGGGCTGA
- the ffh gene encoding signal recognition particle protein: MFDSLSDRLESVFKKLRGHGRLDESNIQDGLREVRLALLEADVNFKVVKDFVEKVKARALGQDVLGSLTPGQQVIKIVHEELIELLGGENCALNLSGKPPYVIMMSGLQGSGKTTSAAKLALFLRRQKYAPYLVPADVYRPAAIDQLTKLGAELGVPVYPSTVDMNPVDICVDAMRDAELKGCSVILIDTAGRLHIDELLMQELVGIKEKCRPQEILFVADAMTGQDAVTVAEKFNEVLDITGVVLTKMDGDARGGAALSIKSITGKPLKFVGMGERLSELEVFHPDRIASRILGMGDVLTLIEKAQSTIDSKEAEALEKKFRKAEFDLEDFRTQMRRIKKLGSLEGIMKLIPGMGQIRKQLQDVQMPEKELGKVEAMISSMTMAERHEPKIINPSRKQRIAKGSGVTVTEVNQLLKNFEQMQKMMKKMAGGKMPSMPQGGRMPGMPGMGAMPGGMPGMPGALPSGGGGRTAAEAAKLKEKRKKAKKQRRKK, from the coding sequence ATGTTCGATAGCCTGTCCGACCGACTTGAATCGGTCTTTAAAAAACTGCGCGGCCACGGCCGACTCGATGAAAGCAACATCCAGGATGGCTTGCGCGAAGTACGTCTCGCCCTCCTGGAAGCCGACGTCAATTTCAAGGTCGTCAAGGACTTCGTCGAAAAGGTCAAGGCGCGCGCCCTGGGACAGGATGTCCTCGGCAGCCTGACGCCCGGCCAGCAGGTCATCAAGATCGTCCACGAAGAGCTGATCGAGCTTCTGGGCGGCGAGAACTGCGCCCTGAACCTGTCGGGCAAGCCGCCCTACGTGATCATGATGTCCGGCCTGCAGGGTTCGGGCAAAACCACGTCGGCGGCCAAACTGGCTCTGTTCCTGCGCCGTCAGAAGTACGCTCCGTACCTGGTCCCCGCCGACGTCTATCGTCCGGCGGCTATCGACCAGCTGACGAAACTCGGCGCGGAGCTGGGCGTTCCGGTCTATCCTTCCACCGTGGACATGAATCCGGTGGATATCTGCGTCGACGCCATGCGTGACGCCGAGCTCAAGGGCTGCTCCGTGATCCTCATCGACACGGCGGGCCGCCTGCACATAGATGAATTGCTCATGCAGGAGCTGGTCGGCATCAAGGAAAAGTGCCGTCCGCAGGAAATTTTGTTCGTGGCCGATGCCATGACCGGCCAGGACGCGGTGACCGTGGCCGAGAAGTTCAACGAAGTGCTGGACATCACCGGCGTGGTCCTGACCAAGATGGACGGCGATGCCCGCGGCGGCGCGGCCCTGTCCATCAAGTCCATCACCGGCAAGCCGCTCAAGTTCGTCGGCATGGGCGAGCGCCTGAGCGAGCTGGAAGTATTTCATCCGGACCGCATCGCGTCCCGGATTCTTGGCATGGGCGATGTCTTGACGCTGATCGAGAAGGCGCAGTCGACCATTGATTCCAAGGAAGCCGAGGCCCTGGAAAAGAAATTCAGGAAGGCCGAATTTGATCTTGAAGATTTCCGTACGCAGATGCGCCGCATCAAGAAGCTTGGCTCCCTTGAAGGCATCATGAAGCTCATCCCGGGCATGGGGCAGATCCGCAAGCAATTGCAGGACGTGCAGATGCCCGAAAAGGAGCTCGGCAAGGTCGAGGCCATGATCAGTTCCATGACCATGGCCGAGCGCCATGAACCGAAGATCATCAACCCCAGCCGCAAGCAGCGTATTGCCAAGGGCAGCGGGGTCACGGTGACCGAGGTCAACCAGCTTCTCAAGAATTTTGAGCAGATGCAGAAGATGATGAAGAAGATGGCGGGCGGCAAGATGCCGTCCATGCCGCAGGGTGGCCGCATGCCCGGAATGCCGGGAATGGGCGCGATGCCGGGCGGCATGCCCGGAATGCCCGGCGCGCTTCCTTCCGGAGGCGGCGGGCGAACCGCCGCGGAAGCTGCCAAGCTCAAGGAAAAGCGCAAGAAGGCTAAAAAGCAGCGCAGAAAAAAATAG
- the rpsP gene encoding 30S ribosomal protein S16 — MALKLRLTRMGSKKKPFYRIVAVDSASRRDGRALDYVGYYNPMTEPAEIKFDQDKVKSWIELGAQPTDTVRSLLKKSGFSK; from the coding sequence ATGGCTTTGAAACTCAGACTGACCCGCATGGGCTCCAAGAAGAAACCGTTTTACCGCATCGTGGCCGTGGATTCCGCTTCCCGCCGTGACGGCCGGGCCCTTGATTATGTGGGCTATTACAACCCCATGACCGAACCCGCCGAGATCAAGTTCGATCAGGACAAGGTCAAAAGCTGGATCGAACTGGGTGCGCAGCCCACAGATACGGTTCGCTCCTTGCTAAAGAAGTCTGGATTCAGTAAATAG
- a CDS encoding KH domain-containing protein yields the protein MLKDLIEFIAKSLVDNPDSVSVTEIEGEQTSVIELKVAKEDLGKVIGKQGRTARAMRTILGAASTKIRKRSVLEILE from the coding sequence ATGCTCAAGGATTTGATCGAATTCATTGCCAAGTCTTTGGTGGACAATCCGGACAGTGTCTCGGTGACTGAAATCGAGGGAGAGCAGACCTCCGTCATTGAGCTTAAAGTGGCCAAGGAAGATCTGGGCAAGGTCATCGGCAAGCAGGGGCGCACGGCCAGGGCCATGCGAACCATCTTGGGCGCCGCTTCAACCAAAATCAGGAAGCGTTCAGTCCTGGAAATTCTGGAGTAA
- the rimM gene encoding ribosome maturation factor RimM (Essential for efficient processing of 16S rRNA), whose translation MSEEKLDPVKLVELGRVQKPHGLRGELCIEPYADSPFIFEGLTRVYLRLPGKKPRPCVLEGWRAHQGRALITVDRSQGRDQAEAWRGADVLARERDLPPLDEDEFRPEDLLGLPVMHVDGSRIGVLEDIRDVAGQELWFILDDAGNEIMLPAVDEFILDIDLEAGVILVDPPDGLLELYQQP comes from the coding sequence GTGTCCGAAGAGAAGTTGGACCCGGTAAAGCTCGTGGAACTGGGTCGGGTTCAGAAACCACATGGCCTCAGGGGGGAGCTCTGCATCGAACCATATGCAGACTCCCCTTTCATCTTTGAGGGGTTGACCCGCGTCTATCTGCGGCTTCCGGGCAAAAAGCCAAGGCCATGCGTGCTGGAAGGATGGCGCGCGCATCAGGGCCGCGCCTTGATCACCGTGGACCGCTCCCAGGGGCGGGATCAGGCCGAGGCCTGGCGCGGTGCCGACGTGCTGGCCCGGGAGCGCGACCTGCCGCCTCTGGATGAGGATGAATTCCGCCCCGAAGACCTGCTCGGCCTGCCGGTCATGCATGTCGACGGTTCGCGCATCGGCGTCCTGGAGGATATCCGGGACGTGGCCGGACAGGAGCTGTGGTTCATTCTGGACGATGCCGGCAACGAGATCATGCTTCCGGCCGTGGATGAGTTCATCCTGGACATCGACCTTGAGGCCGGGGTCATCCTGGTCGATCCCCCGGACGGACTGCTCGAATTGTATCAACAGCCATGA
- the trmD gene encoding tRNA (guanosine(37)-N1)-methyltransferase TrmD — translation MRFSVVTIFPEFFDSPLSCGLLSKAREKGLVEFSFINPRDHSSDKHHNVDDRPYGGGPGMVMAVDPIRRALATLLPKARVLMLSPKGRPLTQALARELAGEEEIALLCGRYEGIDARLEELCDIEPVSVGDFVLNGGETGALCLIEAVSRLVPDFMGKDESADEESFSSGLLEYPHYTRPEEYEGLKVPQVLASGHHGRITAWRREKSLETTLALRPDILGQAALTDDDIAHLKGLERTRPGRNLFVALVHYPVENKSGQTITTSLTNLDLHDIARVSCTYGLGGYFVCTPVADQQDLARTLVGHWREGYGLKANPDRGTALGRVRVVGLLDEAIAHITDCTGVRPKVVATSAKAGNMTCAQVARMLTEEPVLLVLGTGYGLHRDVLAGADGMLRAIRFMDRYNHLSVRSAASIMVDRLLGDIG, via the coding sequence ATGCGATTTTCCGTCGTCACCATTTTTCCCGAATTTTTCGATTCCCCCCTGTCTTGCGGACTTCTGTCCAAGGCCAGGGAAAAGGGACTTGTCGAATTTTCGTTCATCAACCCGCGCGATCACTCCTCGGACAAGCATCACAATGTCGATGACCGTCCCTACGGGGGCGGGCCGGGCATGGTCATGGCCGTGGACCCGATCCGCCGCGCTCTGGCCACGCTTTTACCCAAGGCGCGGGTGCTCATGCTCAGTCCCAAGGGCCGGCCGCTGACCCAGGCTTTGGCGCGGGAATTGGCCGGCGAGGAAGAGATCGCGCTGTTGTGCGGCCGCTATGAAGGCATCGACGCCCGCTTGGAAGAGCTGTGCGATATCGAACCCGTCAGCGTTGGCGATTTTGTTCTGAACGGCGGCGAGACCGGAGCCTTGTGCCTGATCGAGGCCGTGAGCCGGCTTGTCCCTGATTTTATGGGCAAGGACGAAAGCGCGGACGAGGAGAGTTTCAGTTCGGGCCTGCTTGAATATCCGCATTACACCAGGCCCGAGGAGTACGAGGGTCTGAAGGTGCCCCAGGTGCTGGCCTCGGGACATCATGGGCGCATCACTGCCTGGCGGCGGGAGAAGAGCCTGGAGACGACTCTCGCCTTGCGTCCGGACATTCTTGGTCAGGCGGCGCTGACCGATGACGATATCGCGCATTTGAAAGGGCTGGAGAGGACAAGGCCGGGCCGGAATCTTTTCGTGGCGCTGGTTCATTACCCGGTTGAAAATAAATCGGGTCAGACCATCACTACGTCTTTGACAAACCTTGACCTCCACGATATTGCACGCGTTTCGTGTACCTATGGGCTCGGCGGATATTTTGTCTGCACCCCGGTCGCGGATCAGCAGGACCTTGCCCGCACCCTTGTCGGCCATTGGCGCGAAGGTTACGGGCTCAAGGCAAATCCGGATCGGGGCACCGCCCTGGGCCGGGTCCGGGTGGTCGGCCTTTTGGACGAGGCCATCGCCCACATCACGGATTGCACGGGCGTGCGTCCCAAGGTCGTGGCCACCAGCGCCAAGGCTGGAAACATGACCTGCGCCCAGGTCGCCCGGATGCTTACGGAGGAGCCCGTCCTCCTGGTGCTGGGCACCGGATACGGCTTGCACCGCGACGTTTTGGCAGGGGCCGACGGCATGTTGCGGGCCATACGTTTTATGGATAGGTACAACCACCTTTCCGTCCGTTCCGCGGCTTCCATCATGGTGGACCGCCTGCTGGGCGATATCGGATAA
- the rplS gene encoding 50S ribosomal protein L19 — MNIIQKIENEHLRADHPRFRAGDTVKVHTRIIEGEKERIQVFQGVVLRLKKGTTDSTFIVRKVSDGVGVERIFPLHAPTIDRIEVISEGVVRQSRIYYLRSLRGKAARIKTKNAW; from the coding sequence ATGAACATCATCCAGAAGATTGAAAACGAGCACCTGCGTGCCGACCATCCCCGCTTCCGCGCCGGTGACACGGTCAAGGTGCATACCCGCATCATCGAAGGCGAGAAGGAACGCATCCAGGTTTTCCAGGGCGTGGTCCTGCGTTTGAAGAAGGGCACCACCGACAGCACGTTCATCGTGCGCAAGGTTTCCGACGGCGTCGGCGTGGAGCGCATCTTCCCCCTGCATGCCCCGACCATCGACCGCATTGAAGTTATTTCCGAAGGCGTGGTTCGTCAGAGCCGCATCTACTACCTGCGTAGCCTCAGGGGCAAAGCTGCCCGTATCAAGACCAAGAACGCCTGGTAG
- a CDS encoding ribonuclease HII: MFSPKGCTQFADEIQAGVDEAGRGCLAGPVVAGAVILPPDFDLPGLTDSKKLSSRRRVVLAQAIKAQAVSWALGFSWPGEIDRINILQASLAAMARAVEALNVRPGLVLVDGNQRFPSSLPQKTVVGGDALHPCISAASILAKTFRDDLLLCMDQRYPGYGLAVHKGYGTKEHLEALRRLGPSPAHRISFRGVGPTPREAQLWLPGI; this comes from the coding sequence TTGTTCAGCCCCAAAGGCTGCACTCAGTTTGCGGATGAGATTCAGGCCGGCGTCGACGAAGCCGGACGCGGCTGTCTTGCCGGTCCGGTGGTGGCGGGGGCAGTCATATTGCCTCCGGATTTCGACCTTCCGGGACTGACCGATTCCAAAAAGCTCTCCTCGCGACGGCGCGTGGTGCTTGCACAAGCCATCAAGGCCCAGGCAGTGTCCTGGGCCTTAGGTTTTTCCTGGCCCGGCGAAATCGACCGCATCAACATCCTGCAGGCCTCACTGGCCGCCATGGCCCGTGCCGTGGAAGCCCTGAACGTCCGTCCGGGCCTGGTTCTGGTCGACGGCAACCAGCGTTTCCCCTCCTCTTTGCCCCAAAAGACCGTGGTCGGCGGCGACGCCCTTCATCCCTGCATCTCCGCAGCCTCAATCCTGGCCAAGACCTTTCGGGACGATCTGTTGCTGTGCATGGATCAGCGTTATCCGGGTTACGGGTTGGCCGTGCACAAGGGCTACGGCACCAAGGAGCATCTTGAGGCCTTGCGCCGCCTGGGGCCAAGCCCCGCGCACCGGATCAGTTTTCGTGGCGTCGGGCCGACGCCGCGGGAGGCGCAGCTGTGGCTGCCCGGCATCTGA
- a CDS encoding YraN family protein, producing MAARHLITGQAGEELAAAFLLEKGMRIVERNFRCACGEIDLICEDAGTIVFVEVKTRSGAVRGEPGEAIGPAKKKRLIKAGALYLSRHRAWSRPCRFDLVGILFLHGETVVEHWEDIIDVRDGLDRGHAPWQPW from the coding sequence GTGGCTGCCCGGCATCTGATCACGGGCCAGGCCGGAGAAGAGCTGGCTGCGGCCTTTTTGCTTGAAAAGGGGATGAGGATCGTTGAACGCAATTTTCGCTGCGCGTGCGGCGAGATCGATCTGATTTGCGAGGACGCCGGGACCATCGTTTTTGTCGAGGTCAAAACCCGTTCCGGAGCCGTGCGCGGCGAGCCCGGCGAAGCCATCGGACCGGCCAAGAAGAAACGCCTGATCAAGGCCGGGGCGTTATACTTGAGCCGCCATCGCGCCTGGAGCAGGCCATGCCGGTTCGACCTGGTCGGCATTCTTTTTCTGCACGGGGAAACGGTCGTCGAACACTGGGAGGATATCATTGATGTACGGGACGGTCTGGATCGTGGCCACGCCCCTTGGCAACCTTGGTGA
- the rsmI gene encoding 16S rRNA (cytidine(1402)-2'-O)-methyltransferase, translated as MYGTVWIVATPLGNLGDFSPRARQTLEEADVILAEDTRRAGHLLQLAGVAGKRFLSLHEHNESSRIAEVLALLEQGQQVAVVSDAGTPLIADPGYRLVAACRQQGISVVPVPGPCAPITALMASGLPPYPFVFLGFLPRKGGDARTLLRPYAQIGATLVFFERKNRVLPTLELAFEVLGEREFCLARELTKKHEQFINGRLGQLRDFTEELLGEVTVVIGPPEEIAATSRTDVLDRVQGMMRAGMHAKDAARTVRDQTSGWSVKEIYELIVEQNAE; from the coding sequence ATGTACGGGACGGTCTGGATCGTGGCCACGCCCCTTGGCAACCTTGGTGATTTCTCTCCCCGGGCGCGGCAGACGTTGGAAGAAGCCGATGTCATTCTGGCCGAGGATACCCGGCGGGCCGGACATCTGTTGCAGCTGGCCGGAGTTGCGGGCAAGCGTTTTTTAAGCCTGCATGAACACAACGAGAGCTCCCGCATTGCCGAGGTGCTGGCGTTGCTGGAGCAGGGGCAGCAGGTCGCTGTCGTATCCGATGCGGGCACTCCGCTTATCGCCGACCCCGGCTACCGCCTGGTCGCGGCCTGCCGTCAGCAGGGCATCAGCGTCGTTCCCGTGCCCGGTCCCTGCGCGCCCATCACGGCGCTCATGGCCAGCGGCCTTCCTCCATACCCTTTTGTTTTTCTCGGATTTTTGCCGCGCAAGGGCGGAGATGCCCGCACGCTGTTGCGGCCCTACGCACAGATCGGCGCGACTCTGGTTTTTTTCGAGCGCAAGAACCGGGTGCTGCCGACTCTGGAGCTCGCTTTCGAGGTGCTGGGAGAGAGGGAATTTTGTCTGGCCCGGGAATTGACCAAGAAACATGAGCAGTTTATCAATGGCAGGCTTGGTCAACTCCGCGATTTCACGGAGGAGCTTCTGGGCGAGGTGACCGTGGTCATCGGTCCGCCCGAAGAGATTGCCGCCACGTCCCGAACCGATGTCCTGGACCGGGTTCAGGGCATGATGCGGGCGGGCATGCACGCCAAGGACGCAGCGCGGACCGTGCGGGATCAAACCAGCGGGTGGTCGGTCAAAGAGATCTACGAACTGATTGTGGAACAGAACGCGGAGTAA
- a CDS encoding PTS system mannose/fructose/sorbose family transporter subunit IID, translated as MDTRILLQIFLRTYMVGATFNTKGMQNVGLAYIMDPGLRALYAAEPRALKRARGRYLKHYNTHPFWTPLLVGIFLSMEKKIALGMLPADILPKLRSTTVYTLSALGDSFFGGSFLVLWSLVGVNLAIAGCTGTLVVWICLCLCGLQLFKMYTFGRGYAQGLSFLQRLKSWNLIDWGQRLKLINSVLVALFVLQAAPAGGLWTLAWAAGAGLLALAGFMREWDRSMLLAALVLGGLVLPWEKIFAFVSM; from the coding sequence GTGGATACGCGGATCCTGCTGCAGATTTTCCTGCGCACATATATGGTTGGCGCCACATTCAACACCAAGGGGATGCAGAATGTCGGGCTGGCCTATATCATGGACCCGGGTCTGCGTGCGCTTTACGCCGCGGAGCCGCGAGCCTTGAAGCGTGCACGCGGCCGCTATCTGAAGCACTACAACACCCATCCTTTCTGGACGCCGCTGCTGGTCGGAATTTTTTTGTCCATGGAGAAAAAGATCGCGCTCGGCATGCTTCCGGCGGATATTCTCCCTAAACTGCGTTCGACCACCGTCTACACCTTGTCGGCCCTGGGCGATTCTTTTTTCGGTGGCAGTTTTCTGGTTTTGTGGTCCCTGGTCGGCGTCAATCTGGCGATCGCGGGATGCACCGGAACGCTTGTGGTCTGGATCTGTCTATGCCTCTGCGGGCTGCAGCTTTTCAAGATGTACACCTTCGGGCGCGGCTATGCCCAGGGGCTTTCTTTTCTGCAGCGTCTCAAGTCCTGGAATCTGATTGATTGGGGGCAGCGGCTCAAGCTGATCAACAGCGTCCTGGTGGCCCTTTTTGTGTTGCAGGCAGCTCCTGCCGGAGGGCTATGGACGTTGGCCTGGGCCGCAGGTGCCGGACTCTTGGCCTTGGCTGGTTTCATGCGTGAGTGGGATCGCTCCATGCTTTTGGCGGCGCTGGTTCTGGGCGGCCTCGTGCTGCCCTGGGAAAAGATTTTTGCTTTTGTATCCATGTAG
- a CDS encoding HPr family phosphocarrier protein: protein MGEVQEKVIRVGNSLGLHARPAGKISQEAQRYAASITVHSCDMEADAKSILDLLSLAAPQGTELTLRAQGPDAGDAITGVSKLFEDMFGEDR from the coding sequence ATGGGCGAAGTGCAGGAAAAGGTTATCCGGGTCGGGAACAGCCTCGGGCTTCATGCCCGGCCCGCAGGAAAGATTTCTCAGGAAGCCCAGCGCTATGCGGCCTCCATCACAGTCCATTCCTGTGATATGGAGGCCGATGCCAAGTCCATCCTCGACCTGCTTTCCCTGGCCGCTCCGCAGGGAACCGAGCTGACCCTGCGTGCGCAGGGCCCCGATGCCGGCGATGCCATCACAGGCGTTTCAAAACTTTTTGAAGACATGTTCGGAGAGGATCGCTGA
- the ptsP gene encoding phosphoenolpyruvate--protein phosphotransferase translates to MASRTLFGIPVSAGIAIGRAYYLNKSHFSGTVRQTVPDADVPFEMERLTHAFDAALHDLERILSLVPEDLKEHSAIIESHLMMLRDHKFRQRALDHIALSRVNAEWSLERAVGDVQEIFASIADEYLRQRMQDVRLVAERVLGKLVGGESGHQAIKHRAILLAHDLSPADTIELDVNKIMAFATAQGGKTSHAGILARSLQIPAVVGVEGLGDDLAEGGIIILDGFHGRIIIDPDEDELARYTDLQTQFETYQATIMRSCHLPAETIDGYRVQVLANIELFEEVVAVNDNGGEGIGLFRSEYSYLNRDGMPSEEELTEIYMDMASLVAPKKLVIRTLDVGADKLMRMQSSAEANPALGLRAIRYCLKHREVFRTQLRAILKASVLGNVSIMFPMISGLQELVEVKKFYREVQEEMHSEGICFREDMPMGIMIEVPSAVITADFLAREVDFFSIGTNDLIQYSLGIDRTNKDVSYLYQPLHPAIVRSIKWVVDSAHRAGIEVCLCGELAADPFCIPVLMGMQVDSISLGPQAIPGIKRIVRQASMEECNALLKQVMASHSVARNNKLVREMIFRRFPEELMFYSSLVDD, encoded by the coding sequence ATGGCTTCCCGCACGCTCTTCGGTATTCCCGTCTCGGCTGGCATCGCCATTGGCCGCGCGTACTACCTCAACAAAAGTCACTTCTCCGGCACGGTCCGCCAGACCGTGCCCGATGCGGATGTGCCTTTTGAAATGGAGCGTCTGACCCACGCCTTTGACGCGGCCCTGCACGACCTGGAACGAATCCTCTCCCTGGTGCCGGAGGATTTGAAGGAACACTCGGCCATCATCGAGTCCCACCTGATGATGCTGCGCGATCATAAGTTCCGCCAGCGGGCCCTGGACCACATCGCCCTTTCCCGGGTCAATGCCGAATGGTCCCTGGAGAGGGCCGTCGGGGATGTGCAGGAGATATTCGCCTCCATCGCCGACGAATACTTGCGGCAGCGCATGCAGGATGTCCGCCTGGTGGCCGAGAGGGTCCTCGGCAAGCTGGTCGGCGGGGAAAGCGGGCATCAGGCCATCAAGCACCGCGCCATCCTGCTGGCTCATGATCTTTCCCCGGCGGACACCATCGAGCTCGACGTAAACAAGATCATGGCCTTCGCCACGGCCCAGGGCGGCAAGACCTCCCACGCCGGCATCCTCGCCCGCTCCCTGCAAATCCCGGCCGTGGTCGGGGTGGAGGGCCTGGGCGATGATCTGGCCGAGGGCGGGATCATCATCCTGGACGGGTTTCATGGGCGCATCATCATCGATCCCGACGAGGATGAGCTGGCCCGCTACACGGACCTGCAGACCCAGTTCGAGACCTATCAGGCCACGATCATGCGCTCCTGTCATCTGCCCGCCGAGACCATCGACGGGTACCGTGTGCAGGTTCTGGCCAACATCGAGCTTTTCGAGGAGGTTGTCGCGGTCAACGACAACGGCGGAGAAGGGATCGGGCTTTTTCGTTCCGAATACAGCTATCTGAACCGGGACGGGATGCCCAGCGAGGAGGAGCTGACCGAGATTTACATGGACATGGCCTCCCTGGTCGCGCCCAAGAAGCTGGTCATCCGCACCCTGGACGTGGGCGCGGACAAGCTCATGCGCATGCAGTCCTCGGCCGAGGCCAATCCTGCCCTGGGGCTGCGGGCCATCCGCTATTGCCTGAAGCACCGGGAAGTGTTCCGCACGCAGTTGCGCGCCATTTTGAAAGCCAGCGTGCTGGGCAACGTGTCCATCATGTTTCCCATGATTTCAGGCCTGCAGGAACTCGTGGAGGTCAAGAAGTTCTACCGCGAAGTCCAGGAGGAGATGCACAGCGAGGGGATCTGCTTTCGCGAGGACATGCCCATGGGCATCATGATCGAGGTGCCCAGCGCCGTGATCACCGCCGATTTTTTGGCCCGCGAGGTGGACTTTTTCAGCATCGGCACTAATGACCTCATTCAGTATTCGCTTGGCATCGACCGCACCAACAAGGACGTGTCCTACCTGTATCAGCCCCTGCATCCGGCCATCGTGCGCTCCATCAAATGGGTGGTGGATTCGGCCCACCGGGCGGGCATCGAGGTCTGCCTGTGCGGCGAACTGGCGGCCGATCCGTTTTGCATCCCGGTGCTCATGGGCATGCAGGTCGACTCCATCAGCCTTGGGCCCCAGGCCATTCCGGGCATCAAGCGCATTGTCCGCCAGGCATCCATGGAGGAATGCAACGCCCTTTTGAAGCAGGTCATGGCCAGCCATTCGGTGGCCCGCAACAACAAGCTCGTCCGGGAAATGATCTTCCGCCGTTTCCCGGAGGAGCTCATGTTCTACTCCTCCCTGGTGGACGACTAG